In Sphaerisporangium krabiense, the DNA window GCCGGACGACCTGGCCGGGGAGCGCGATGGCCAGCTCGTCGAAGACCTGGCGCAGGTAGCCGCGGTCGGGCAGGACGTCCCCGTCCTCGGAGATGGCGGCCTCGACGTCCTTGACGCCGCGCTCGGTGACCACCAGGTGGTCGTTGATCTCGCGGATCCTGCGGCTCAGCTCGTCGGCGCGCTCCCGGTGCCAGGCGTAACGGCCGGCGACGCGGAAGTCCACCATCTCGCCGGCCAGGGCCTCGCGCCGGTTCTGCAGCGCGCGGATCTGGGCGTCCAGGTCGTTGCCCCGGCCGAGGGCCATGCCCATGACGGACTCTTTGGCGATCTTCCGCAGCTCGCGCAGGTCGCGGCCGGTCTCGCTCACCTCGCGCACCTTCGTCACCAGGCCGACGTCCAGGGCGAACAGATGGGCCAGCATGGGCTGGGTGTCGATGACGCGCTGCTTGCGGTGCGTCTCGGTCGGCGAGGAGAACCCTCCGGCGGTGACGTCGCGCAGGTAGTAGGCCACCAGGGAGCGGAAGGACGGCTCGCCGCCCCCGCCCGTCAGCCCGAACAGGCCCTTGCCGAGGTAGCCGCGGAACTTCTGCAGCCGCATCGCCACCTCGTTGACCTGCGCCGACGCCAGGTTGCCCGCGCTGCGGGTGATCGTCCTCGGCTGGCCGAACAGGTCCAGGGTGAGGCCGAACTCCGCGTGCGCCAGCTCGGCGCGGCGCAGCGGATGCCCCGGGCGGACGTCGGCGCCGAGCAGGAAGTCCAGGACGCGGACGAAGCTGGTCTTGCCGACCGGGTTCCTGTCCTCCCTGCCGGCCGTCCTGCTCCTGCGGGCGACGGCGATGTTCAGGCCGTCTCGGAAGTCCGCCTCCTTGAACTCGGGGAGGTCGCTCTTGAGCTCATGCAGCACGGCTCTTCCTCATCAGCTCTCCATTACGCTGCTCGACGGCCCCGAGCGCGTAAAGGACGTCCAGGGCCAGCGAGAACCACCAGAACGGCAGTGCGGATCGCATTCCGCGGGCCGACCGCCACTCCAGCACCCGATCCCACACCACGCTCACGGTGCCGGGACGTTCGAGCTGGATCAATATCTGCGCACCGACGGCGAGCAGTGCCTGGTCGGTTGGTATGGCCTTAGAAGGAAGCAGCACGGCTTTGCTCCCCCGGCGCCTCGAATATCTCACATTTCTCGAAGAAATGGGTGACCACCATGAGGGCCGCGCTGCGCTGCTGCGCCTTGTCGGCGTACCCGCCGCCGCGGAACGCCTCGACGACCAGGTCGTCGCACAACGCGTGGAACACGGCGTCCGGCGATTCGAGGAGCGCGCGGTGCCCGGCGAAACGCGCCCGCAGGTTCTCCGAGACCTGGGCCTGTTCCCCGGGAGAGGCGAAGGTGAAGTAATAGCGGACGTGGCCGGTGTGCACCTGGAAACGCTTGATGAGATCGGCGACCTCGGGGCCGAAGCCGTTGTGCTCGATCTTCCCGTGCGCGACCTCGCCCACCGGGTCGAGCCCCGGGACCAGACGGGTCCTGGCCAGCGACTCTACGCACCGCGCGATGTAGCTCATGCCCGCGGGATGGTCCGACGGCGGCGAGCCGGTGATCGTCGCGAGCCGCTCGCGCGGCAGGAAGGCGCAGTGGTTCCACAGGACCTGGGGCGGCCACACCTCGATGCGCACGGACCCGCGATGCTGGCGGCGTAGTTCGATGACGGCGCGGGCCGCCATTTCGGGCAGTCCATTCGCGTTGTTGTGTACGAACGCCCACCTGTCCATGCTGTCACCCCAGTATTTCAACGCCGTGGTGAAATCAGTCTCGATCTTCCTCGTCACGTAACGCTGATTCGGATTCCCCGCCCCGTAGCAGGCCAGCATGAGACCGCCGACCCATCCGTCACATCCTTTGTCCCCGCGCCCGGAGGGGTCGACCGCCACGAAGTCGCCAGGATGAACCGCGTGCATGAGGTCATTGACGAACGCCTGCCATTCGAAGCCGGTCTTCCTGGTCGACAGAGATATGAACTGACTGTGGAACCAGGCCCTGTCCTGGTCGTCGTGTGAACTCATCGGTTCCTCGGGTACGCGCATATCGGCTGCGCCCACTAGGCCCTGACCTGACAATAACTCCGGACGCCGTGAAGGGCGGATGGTCAGAATGGTGAGTTCTCCGTCGGTGAATCCGCAGGAGGGTCCGCCGGCGAACCGGCCGGTGGAACAGGCGGCGGGACCGCGCGCGTGACCGGACCCGTGGGCGGGCCCGGCGCGGGAACGAGCGCGGCGAGCGCCTCCTTGTCGGGCTTGCCCGCCGGGGTCAGCGGGATCGCGCCCACCACCGTGATCGTCCGCGGCACATGGCCGGCGCTGAGCGAGCCGCGCACCAGCGCGAGCAGGTCCTCGCGGCCGACCGGCGCCGCGGGCACGACGAAGGCGTGGAACGCCTCACCCGTCTCGGCGTCCCCGGCCCCGAGCACGCACGCCTCTGCCACCGCCGGGTGGCCCGCGAGCACGCGCTCGACCGCGCCTCCGTGGCAGACCTCGGCGTTCACCATGATGACGTCGCGGCTGCGCCCGCTCAGGTGGAGCAACCCGGTCGGGCCGAGATATCCGAGGTCGCGGGTGTGCAGCCAGCCGTCCCGCAGCACCTCGGCGGTCTCCTCGGGCGCGTTCCAGTAGCCGCTCATCATGTGCGGGCTGCGCACCCAGATCTCGCCGACCTCGCCCGGGGCCACCGGCGCGGAGCCGTCCCGGCGCAGGCCGACCTCGACGGCGGGCAGCGGCCGTCCCACCGACTCGCGCGCCGCGGGCTCGCGGGCGAGGTCGTCCGGCGTCAGCATCGAGATCACCCCGGCCTCGCCCTGGCCGTACCCCTGCCACACGATGGGGCCGAGCCGCCGCACCGCCTCGGTGAGCAGGCCGGGCCCCGCGGGGGAGCCGCCGAGGACCACGGCGCGCAGGCTGCCCACGTCAACGGGCCGCTCGTCCAGCGCGGCGAGCATGAGCCGCAGGCGCGGCGGCGGCACGAGGATCGCGGTGAGGCGGTGGCGCTCGATCGC includes these proteins:
- a CDS encoding ABC-three component system protein; translation: MSSHDDQDRAWFHSQFISLSTRKTGFEWQAFVNDLMHAVHPGDFVAVDPSGRGDKGCDGWVGGLMLACYGAGNPNQRYVTRKIETDFTTALKYWGDSMDRWAFVHNNANGLPEMAARAVIELRRQHRGSVRIEVWPPQVLWNHCAFLPRERLATITGSPPSDHPAGMSYIARCVESLARTRLVPGLDPVGEVAHGKIEHNGFGPEVADLIKRFQVHTGHVRYYFTFASPGEQAQVSENLRARFAGHRALLESPDAVFHALCDDLVVEAFRGGGYADKAQQRSAALMVVTHFFEKCEIFEAPGEQSRAASF
- a CDS encoding DUF2326 domain-containing protein; the protein is MLHELKSDLPEFKEADFRDGLNIAVARRSRTAGREDRNPVGKTSFVRVLDFLLGADVRPGHPLRRAELAHAEFGLTLDLFGQPRTITRSAGNLASAQVNEVAMRLQKFRGYLGKGLFGLTGGGGEPSFRSLVAYYLRDVTAGGFSSPTETHRKQRVIDTQPMLAHLFALDVGLVTKVREVSETGRDLRELRKIAKESVMGMALGRGNDLDAQIRALQNRREALAGEMVDFRVAGRYAWHRERADELSRRIREINDHLVVTERGVKDVEAAISEDGDVLPDRGYLRQVFDELAIALPGQVVRRFEEVEAFHRSVVANRRGYLEAERVRLLGEISRERAELADLDRERAELMRLLTADGAFETYAELQRQLAVLDGRLSELVERRSIVERWGNSSRHLQMRSAELELQINADLHDRRDHVREVSRMFAAFARRLYGEARPAALTIEAGRSGYKFAPAIGGNATSGVRCMALFCFDLCMAVTAKRAGHGPDFLVHDSHVFEHVDTGQVAAALALAAEVCAAERLQYVTALNSDRLEDALRTRPGLDHHVCAEMTEARDDGGLFGVRY
- a CDS encoding ABC-three component system middle component 6, which encodes MLLPSKAIPTDQALLAVGAQILIQLERPGTVSVVWDRVLEWRSARGMRSALPFWWFSLALDVLYALGAVEQRNGELMRKSRAA
- a CDS encoding class I adenylate-forming enzyme family protein — its product is MPEPGADGVSEEGEEVFPGPVLGALRASPGRVAFLQGGRAVTCGEVLDLAARLAAGMRDAGLGPGRGVAMATGLTPEAYAAHLAAHALGCRVAALRPGWSPRQTEYALGLGFDAVVTSPGGPPAPGLQALSPGPSPHAPGPRALFPGPSPHASGPRELSLGPSPHATDLLAVRQAADLTPRGRSGDIARLTFTSGSTGRPKACAQTYHAFTLAYRRERWPAPLAELMTGFGRCLISESLAGPVMMTYLGRCLIAGGAAVLPSGDDPEPLLPGAIERHRLTAILVPPPRLRLMLAALDERPVDVGSLRAVVLGGSPAGPGLLTEAVRRLGPIVWQGYGQGEAGVISMLTPDDLAREPAARESVGRPLPAVEVGLRRDGSAPVAPGEVGEIWVRSPHMMSGYWNAPEETAEVLRDGWLHTRDLGYLGPTGLLHLSGRSRDVIMVNAEVCHGGAVERVLAGHPAVAEACVLGAGDAETGEAFHAFVVPAAPVGREDLLALVRGSLSAGHVPRTITVVGAIPLTPAGKPDKEALAALVPAPGPPTGPVTRAVPPPVPPAGSPADPPADSPTENSPF